One Etheostoma cragini isolate CJK2018 chromosome 6, CSU_Ecrag_1.0, whole genome shotgun sequence DNA window includes the following coding sequences:
- the LOC117946161 gene encoding collagen triple helix repeat-containing protein 1-like isoform X2 yields the protein MMSPLVARVLLLVCLASPLYGVEKYGSCIQGPAGTTGRDGNPGTNGIPGTPGIPGRDGLKGEKGECINEIFEDPWRPNYKQCAWNSLNYGIDLGKVADCTFTKLRSDSSLRVLFSGSLRLKCKNACCQRWYFTFNGAECTGPLPIESIIYLDQGSPELNSTINIHRTSSVEGLCEGVKAGLVDVAVWVGTCADYPRGDASTGWNSVSRIIIEELPK from the exons ATGATGTCTCCTCTAGTTGCCCGCGTGCTGCTTCTTGTCTGCTTGGCTTCCCCTCTTTATGGCGTGGAAAAG tatggcAGTTGCATACAGGGGCCAGCAGGCACCACTGGCCGAGACGGTAACCCCGGCACCAACGGCATCCCGGGGACGCCGGGCATCCCTGGCCGCGACGGACTCAAAGGGGAGAAGGGCGAGTGCATTAACGAGATCTTCGAGGACCCGTGGAGGCCCAACTACAAGCAGTGTGCCTGGAACTCTCTCAACTATGGGATCGACCTGGGTAAAGTAGCT GACTGCACGTTCACCAAGCTGCGTTCAGACAGCTCCCTCCGAGTCCTCTTCAGCGGCTCCCTCAGACTCAAGTGTAAAAACGCATGCTGCCAGAGGTGGTACTTCACCTTCAATGGAGCAGAGTGCACAGGACCCCTCCCCATAGAGTCCATCATCTACTTAGACCAAGGCAGTCCGGAGCTCAACTCAACCATCAACATCCACAGAACGTCCTCAG TGGAAGGCCTGTGTGAGGGTGTCAAAGCAGGGCTGGTGGATGTGGCCGTGTGGGTGGGGACCTGCGCCGACTATCCCCGAGGGGACGCGTCTACGGGCTGGAACTCAGTATCCAGGATTATCATTGAGGAACTGCCCAAATAA
- the LOC117946161 gene encoding collagen triple helix repeat-containing protein 1-like isoform X1 — protein MMSPLVARVLLLVCLASPLYGVEKVRNRGYRKDPDADKYGSCIQGPAGTTGRDGNPGTNGIPGTPGIPGRDGLKGEKGECINEIFEDPWRPNYKQCAWNSLNYGIDLGKVADCTFTKLRSDSSLRVLFSGSLRLKCKNACCQRWYFTFNGAECTGPLPIESIIYLDQGSPELNSTINIHRTSSVEGLCEGVKAGLVDVAVWVGTCADYPRGDASTGWNSVSRIIIEELPK, from the exons ATGATGTCTCCTCTAGTTGCCCGCGTGCTGCTTCTTGTCTGCTTGGCTTCCCCTCTTTATGGCGTGGAAAAGGTGAGAAATAGAGGATACCGAAAGGATCCTGACGCGGACAAG tatggcAGTTGCATACAGGGGCCAGCAGGCACCACTGGCCGAGACGGTAACCCCGGCACCAACGGCATCCCGGGGACGCCGGGCATCCCTGGCCGCGACGGACTCAAAGGGGAGAAGGGCGAGTGCATTAACGAGATCTTCGAGGACCCGTGGAGGCCCAACTACAAGCAGTGTGCCTGGAACTCTCTCAACTATGGGATCGACCTGGGTAAAGTAGCT GACTGCACGTTCACCAAGCTGCGTTCAGACAGCTCCCTCCGAGTCCTCTTCAGCGGCTCCCTCAGACTCAAGTGTAAAAACGCATGCTGCCAGAGGTGGTACTTCACCTTCAATGGAGCAGAGTGCACAGGACCCCTCCCCATAGAGTCCATCATCTACTTAGACCAAGGCAGTCCGGAGCTCAACTCAACCATCAACATCCACAGAACGTCCTCAG TGGAAGGCCTGTGTGAGGGTGTCAAAGCAGGGCTGGTGGATGTGGCCGTGTGGGTGGGGACCTGCGCCGACTATCCCCGAGGGGACGCGTCTACGGGCTGGAACTCAGTATCCAGGATTATCATTGAGGAACTGCCCAAATAA
- the slc25a32a gene encoding solute carrier family 25 member 32a — MSSAPNHGAVITETVSSKPGSAVSIAGHVQQVFSHVKIENLVAGLSGGVVSTLVLHPLDLVKIRFAVSDGLDLRPKYSGILHCMRSVWRQEGLRGLYQGVTPNIWGAGASWGLYFFFYNAFKGYTKEGRQTELSATEHLACAAEAGTAGGLRNVPCEPVSLFLPFPCRNEGAVGFYKGIVPNVIRVTPACCITFVVYENLSRYLLGQDQ; from the exons ATGAGTTCCGCTCCAAATCACGGTGCCGTTATCACAGAGACAGTGTCCAGCAAACCCGGTTCTGCCGTGTCAATAGCCGGACATGTCCAGCAGGTCTTCAGCCACGTGAAGATAGAAAACCTGGTCGCAGGACTCAGTGGAGGAGTGGTGTCAACACTGGTGCTTCATCCTCTGGATCTGGTCAAAATCAGGTTTGCAG TAAGTGATGGATTGGATCTTAGACCTAAGTACAGTGGCATACTGCACTGTATGAGGAGTGTTTGGCGGCAGGAGGGACTCCGAGGACTCTACCAAGGAGTGACACCCAATATTTGGGGTGCTGGAGCATCTTGGGGCCTCTACTTCTTTTT CTACAATGCATTCAAAGGGTACACAAAGGAGGGCCGTCAAACTGAACTGAGTGCCACAGAGCACCTGGCGTGTGCAGCCGAAGCAGGT ACAGCAGGAGGGTTACGTAATGTACCATGTGAGCCAGTGTCCCTGTTTTTGCCCTTTCCCTGCAGGAACGAGGGCGCCGTTGGTTTCTACAAAGGCATCGTTCCCAACGTGATCCGCGTCACCCCCGCCTGCTGCATCACTTTTGTAGTTTATGAGAATTTGTCCCGCTACCTTCTGGGTCAAGATCAATGA